A window from Culex pipiens pallens isolate TS chromosome 3, TS_CPP_V2, whole genome shotgun sequence encodes these proteins:
- the LOC120426192 gene encoding protein IWS1 homolog: MDQYPPYSIQQQPPVTAAAASYPYPDGPQPEKNPSDGVAQMAQNPYYQVPVDPQVNFTGGFVPAEVPVPNGMVPQPAYNSYYPEQVPQQQQQLAGPEPPVQYSQQDYAREANVAPVEYLPEVGMPAIQQGTGSVQQVEQSAEGVANVASAPGFCEQIQQGMDLPQAVASGETGSTVLVNDKEQQLVGSEPTPIPPETTQLSTPPPNDTVAELTESTQSTDAPPESTPSALDALGSTTEPATESTEPTPIVNSDAAPPADPPIVELDDNSKDDCVITSPTPRPELCSSTKKKRRRIVQEDDSDDDECERERMELLRSPEPPAAVEEGPLDQPEEKEKTGEDGEGPVKEGGEEEGRSESRNSCEDRRDDDAPSIFQNVVMIPAADAEAHKRKKIRVLDSDDDDEDGQQAMATTVDDIGLTGEGADELNPEGGMDEGGEDGEFGEGLEQIVAMDAPIVDQSRMLEEGDDDEEEEEQEGSDKEKDKEGSDREEEDEVNGSDAEEPPVEEEEEEEAEEGVEMITAEDDAGEAIGIATDDEKELDEPEAQESEPDERGSDQEEEASEDPDAERSESVDDQNSQDSNSNQRKSDEDGSDREEDERPRKKSGESGDEVVCQNEEVNTISLLTDEEDDNGVALPPPKKELPVVRIVNIKKELLDVSRVKKERYDPTSYYQQQHQIKQRQLEARKKEKKKKRERNFDNNDPFGAWSSSSTDDEFIPNDIYFGTPDRVFTANTKIKCQRQKQLNERYSAKYGRSGKRRYSDDSDGEERRKRKQKLDQLSRLNLPSYQQAQLQTMIKKKKKRRQDRFYDKSQDIPNDIYFGNVNVPLHVLYAFGDSSSEDERPNTSWRSESSSHSSHKYHRTGGGPGSRGPYKKSSSSSSAIAAYERSSVSPSSDRSVQAMREYLKIAGFKHVKFHKLWEGCKSNQERANAILRLMQDKGLEGEPTVAKCRELRKQLQMEREAQVLDTSLIIDSGEGRITRRSKRNPSDPNAPSTSGTVVPPESAEAINRIRSLVDPDSDGE, from the exons ATGGATCAATATCCTCCGTACAGCATCCAGCAACAACCGCCGGTGACGGCGGCAGCAGCTTCGTACCCGTACCCGGATGGGCCACAGCCGGAGAAAAATCCTTCCGACGGTGTTGCGCAAATGGCGCAGAATCCGTACTACCAGGTTCCGGTAGATCCACAAGTGAACTTTACCGGTGGGTTTGTCCCCGCGGAGGTTCCCGTTCCGAACGGGATGGTTCCCCAACCGGCGTACAACTCCTACTATCCGGAGCAGGtgccacagcagcagcagcagcttgcaGGACCGGAACCGCCGGTTCAGTACAGTCAGCAGGACTATGCGCGGGAAGCGAATGTGGCACCCGTGGAGTACTTGCCGGAAGTGGGGATGCCTGCGATTCAGCAAGGAACGGGTTCCGTTCAGCAGGTTGAACAGTCTGCGGAAGGAGTGGCAAACGTTGCTTCAGCACCGGGTTTTTGCGAGCAGATTCAGCAGGGTATGGATCTGCCGCAAGCAGTTGCTTCCGGAGAGACAGGAAGCACGGTGTTAGTCAATGATAAGGAACAACAGCTAGTCGGTTCCG AACCAACACCAATCCCGCCTGAGACCACCCAGCTTTCAACTCCTCCTCCAAACGACACCGTAGCAGAACTTACAGAATCCACTCAAAGCACCGACGCCCCACCCGAATCAACACCTTCCGCTCTTGACGCACTCGGCTCCACAACAGAACCCGCTACCGAATCAACGGAACCCACCCCTATAGTCAACTCCGACGCCGCACCACCGGCAGATCCCCCCATCGTCGAGCTCGACGACAACTCCAAGGACGACTGCGTCATCACGTCCCCAACGCCTCGCCCCGAGCTCTGCTCCTCTACGAAGAAAAAGCGCCGCCGAATCGTCCAGGAAGACgacagcgacgacgacgagtgcgAGCGGGAACGGATGGAGCTGCTCCGGTCGCCGGAACCGCCCGCTGCTGTGGAAGAGGGGCCGTTAGATCAACCGGAGGAGAAAGAGAAGACGGGGGAAGACGGCGAGGGTCCGGTGAAAGAGGGTGGAGAGGAAGAGGGACGGTCGGAGTCGCGGAACTCTTGCGAGGACCGTCGGGACGATGATGCTCCGTCGATCTTCCAGAACGTGGTGATGATTCCGGCGGCGGACGCCGAGGCGCACAAGCGCAAGAAGATTCGCGTGCTGGACAGTGACGACGATGATGAGGACGGGCAGCAGGCGATGGCCACGACGGTGGACGATATTGGGCTTACGGGGGAAGGGGCGGACGAGCTGAATCCGGAGGGTGGGATGGATGAGGGAGGTGAGGATGGAGAGTTCGGGGAAGGGTTGGAGCAGATTGTGGCTATGGATGCGCCCATAGTCGACCAGAGCCGGATGCTGGAGGAGGGGGATGatgacgaggaggaggaggagcaggAAGGTTCGGATAAGGAGAAGGACAAGGAAGGAAGCGATCGGGAGGAGGAGGATGAAGTGAACGGAAGTGACGCTGAGGAACCACCTGTcgaagaggaggaggaagaggaagCGGAAGAGGGCGTGGAAATGATTACGGCCGAGGACGACGCCGGGGAAGCGATCGGAATTGCGACGGATGACGAGAAGGAGCTGGACGAGCCGGAGGCTCAAGAGTCGGAACCGGACGAGCGGGGGAGTGACCAAGAGGAGGAAGCTTCAGAAGATCCCGATGCCGAACGCAGCGAATCCGTTGACGATCAAAACTCGCAGGATTCCAACTCGAACCAGCGAAAATCGGACGAAGACGGTTCGGACAGAGAGGAGGACGAACGGCCACGCAAGAAATCCGGTGAAAGCGGTGACGAAGTGGTCTGCCAGAACGAAGAGGTCAACACTATCTCGCTGCTGACGGACGAGGAAGACGACAACGGCGTTGCGCTGCCACCGCCGAAGAAGGAACTGCCGGTGGTGCGGATAGTGAACATCAAGAAGGAGCTGCTGGATGTGTCGCGCGTCAAGAAGGAGCGGTACGACCCGACCTCGTActaccagcagcagcaccagatcAAGCAGCGGCAGCTGGAGGCGCGGAAaaaggagaagaagaagaaacggGAGCGGAACTTTGACAATAACGA CCCGTTCGGCGCCTGGTCCAGCTCCTCCACCGACGACGAGTTCATCCCGAACGACATCTACTTCGGCACGCCGGACCGCGTCTTCACCGCCAACACCAAGATCAAGTGCCAGCGCCAGAAGCAGCTGAACGAGCGCTACTCGGCCAAGTACGGGCGGTCGGGCAAGCGCCGCTACTCGGACGACTCGGACGGGGAGGAGCGGCGCAAGCGCAAGCAAAAGCTGGACCAGCTCAGCCGGCTCAACCTGCCGTCGTACCAGCAGGCCCAGCTGCAGACGATgatcaagaagaagaagaaaaggcGCCAGGACCGGTTCTACGACAAGAGCCAGGACATTCCGAACGACATCTACTTTGGCAATGTGAACG TTCCGTTGCACGTGCTGTACGCCTTCGGGGACAGCTCATCGGAGGACGAGCGGCCCAACACGTCGTGGCGTTCGGAGTCCAGTTCCCACAGTAGTCACAAGTACCACCGCACCGGAGGTGGCCCCGGCAGCCGGGGACCGTACAAAAaatcttcatcttcatcttCCGCCATCGCCGCCTATGA GCGTTCCTCGGTGAGTCCCAGCAGCGATCGGTCGGTGCAAGCGATGAGGGAGTACCTCAAGATTGCCGGCTTCAAGCACGTCAAGTTCCACAAGCTGTGGGAGGGCTGCAAGTCGAACCAGGAGCGGGCGAACGCCATCCTGCGGCTGATGCAGGACAAGGGCCTCGAGGGCGAACCGACGGTGGCCAAGTGCAGGGAGTTGCGCAAGCAGCTGCAGATGGAGCGCGAGGCGCAGGTGCTGGACACGAGTTTGATCATTGATTCCGGGGAAG GTCGCATCACGCGAAGAAGCAAACGGAACCCTTCGGATCCGAACGCCCCCTCCACGTCGGGCACGGTCGTTCCGCCGGAGAGTGCGGAGGCGATCAACCGCATCCGGAGCCTGGTGGACCCGGACTCGGACGGGGAGTAA
- the LOC120426193 gene encoding U6 snRNA phosphodiesterase 1, with amino-acid sequence MCTKMHNIQQYSGDSSSEDDDTNNVVTSSKDSPKSDLLPSSNKLLRVESATTEEPVEDDPAKHQGRVRSFAHERGIWASYVYVDYNDVEPLNDLQQQIIDKASKDLSLELNRVDNLHLSLTKTFVIRHHNITAFVENIRNAICGFKRFRILLSNLAIYVNEEQTRTFLAVKIAETSFVSLEQLVDALDGCMREYKLPVFYQERSFHVSFLWTLGNQREKLEGVLPELDELFSAIYEEEYCDMNVNVKRLHLKCGNKFYDFGLV; translated from the exons ATGTGCACAAAAATGCACAACATTCAGCAGTACAGTGGTGATTCCTCCAGTGAAGACGATGACACAAATAATGTtgtaacgagttcaaaagattcaCCAAAATCAGATTTATTACCTTCCTCAAATAAGCTTCTTCGAGTTGAATCAGCAACTACAGAAGAACCAGTTGAAGATGACCCCGCCAAACATCAGGGCCGAGTTCGATCCTTTGCCCACGAACGAGGCATTTGGGCCAGCTACGTGTACGTTGACT ATAACGACGTCGAACCGCTGAACGATCTTCAGCAGCAAATAATTGACAAAGCGTCCAAAGATCTCAGTTTGGAACTCAACCGAGTAGATAATCTTCATCTGAGTCTAACCAAAACCTTCGTTATAAGACACCACAATATTACGGCGTTTGTCGAGAACATCCGGAACGCAATTTGCGGATTTAaaag attcagAATACTTCTCTCAAACCTCGCCATCTACGTTAACGAAGAGCAAACTCGAACGTTTCTCGCGGTTAAAATCGCGGAAACCAGCTTTGTGTCGCTAGAGCAACTCGTGGACGCATTGGACGGCTGCATGCGCGAGTACAAGCTTCCCGTGTTCTACCAGGAGCGGTCCTTCCACGTAAGCTTCCTATGGACGCTCGGGAACCAACGGGAGAAGTTGGAGGGAGTTTTGCCGGAGCTTGATGAGTTATTCAGTGCCATTTACGAAGAGGAATACTGTGATATGAACGTGAATGTAAAGCGGTTACACCTGAAATGTGGCAATAAATTCTACGATTTTGGGCTGGTGTGA